The Seleniivibrio woodruffii genome window below encodes:
- a CDS encoding sigma-54-dependent transcriptional regulator has protein sequence MKSKILIVEDDLLLGKSLVRSFSKEYETTLTNTFASAKNALMYEDFDVAILDVSLPDGEGTDLLPLLKNSPGGTEAIVVTAFPEVQMAVKTLKMGAFDYVNKPFELEDLHLCVNNALSLKLAKQNLGAINAMKNKSSLDAIVGSSEIMQKLKQQITLAAQSDETRVLISGETGTGKELVAEAIHRLSPRKERPFMSINSAGLPEQLVESELFGYEQGAFTDARKSKKGLIEMASGGTLFMDEIGDLPMTTQVKLLRFLENGTFYKLGATRETKVNVRIITATHRDLEELVKEGKFREDLFFRLNVVNLKIPPLAARGEDSVELAQYYLDRYRRKMNKPPMTLSQHDIQTVLNYGWPGNVRELRNIMERTALFGTMPELCIKPRNTAVVQAETCRMLPLKDVEKQHILAVYSMSDNNKTKAAQILGLSRLTLRKKLEEYGIDDAD, from the coding sequence ATGAAAAGCAAGATTCTGATAGTTGAAGACGACCTTCTGCTGGGAAAATCCCTTGTGCGGTCATTTTCGAAAGAGTATGAAACGACACTGACGAACACCTTTGCCAGCGCAAAGAACGCACTGATGTACGAGGATTTTGATGTGGCGATACTGGATGTCAGCCTGCCCGACGGCGAAGGAACAGACCTGCTGCCCCTTCTGAAAAACTCGCCCGGCGGAACGGAGGCAATCGTCGTCACAGCCTTTCCCGAAGTTCAAATGGCCGTTAAAACCCTTAAGATGGGCGCATTCGACTATGTTAACAAGCCGTTCGAACTGGAAGACCTCCACCTCTGTGTGAACAACGCTCTTTCCCTTAAACTCGCAAAACAGAATCTGGGCGCAATAAACGCCATGAAGAATAAATCCTCTCTGGATGCCATTGTGGGCAGTTCGGAGATCATGCAGAAACTCAAACAGCAGATAACTCTGGCCGCACAGTCGGACGAAACCCGTGTGCTGATATCAGGCGAGACCGGAACAGGGAAGGAACTGGTGGCCGAGGCCATACACAGGCTTTCACCCAGAAAGGAACGCCCGTTCATGAGCATCAACTCCGCCGGACTGCCGGAACAGCTTGTTGAATCGGAACTTTTCGGCTATGAGCAGGGAGCCTTCACCGATGCCAGAAAGAGTAAAAAAGGGCTTATCGAGATGGCTTCCGGCGGCACGCTGTTCATGGACGAAATAGGCGATCTGCCAATGACAACTCAGGTCAAACTGCTGAGATTTCTGGAGAACGGAACCTTTTACAAACTGGGCGCAACAAGGGAGACAAAGGTCAACGTGCGTATCATAACGGCTACCCACAGAGATCTGGAAGAGCTTGTTAAGGAAGGAAAATTCCGTGAAGACCTTTTCTTCAGGCTTAATGTGGTCAATCTGAAAATTCCGCCTCTGGCCGCAAGGGGCGAAGACAGTGTCGAGCTGGCTCAGTATTATCTGGACAGATACAGACGCAAGATGAACAAACCGCCCATGACACTCTCACAGCATGACATTCAGACCGTCCTGAACTACGGCTGGCCGGGAAACGTTCGGGAGCTTAGAAACATAATGGAGCGGACGGCTCTTTTCGGAACAATGCCCGAACTCTGCATCAAACCCCGCAACACCGCAGTTGTTCAGGCGGAGACCTGCCGCATGCTCCCCCTTAAAGATGTTGAGAAACAGCATATCCTCGCCGTGTACTCAATGTCTGACAACAACAAGACCAAAGCCGCACAGATTCTGGGACTCAGCCGGCTGACCCTCAGAAAAAAACTTGAAGAATACGGAATAGACGACGCAGACTGA